In Pseudodesulfovibrio sp. JC047, the genomic window TCCCGGAATGAGAGACATCATGGCCGCTGGTAAAAAACCGGTGAATGAACTTTCCGCCGATATCTCCTCACTCACAGAATACAGTGAAGTTGTGAGCGATTTGGCTCCGGTCCAGAAGGACAGACAGTTGAAAGTCCTGAAAGGCGAAACTGAAGAAATGGTTGATGCCCTTATTCAGTTCCTGAATAGCTAAAAGCTTTTCATTGTTCGCAAGCACCATGCGTTACGCTTGCCAGTTTTGCTGGCGAGGTGAAGCTGAACTGGCTTCAGTGCAGTACTTTTTTGAGTGTGTGTGCTGAAAAGTACACGAAACTTGAAGAAACTCTAAATTCAGACGGAGATTATTATGTCATATACAAATGTTTTTATAATTGCCGATACCGAGGCGAACCTCAAGGAATTGTCCTGCGGGGCTTCCACATTGGGTTCCAAATTTTCCACGGTTATTTTTGATGAGCAGCTTCAGTCTGTTGCCGCTTCCTATGGTCCGGAAAAGATTTATCATTTCCAGGCTCCCGAATCAGGTATCATTGAAGACAACGCCCGTGTGATTGCCGACATGGTCCAGGCCGCAAGCCCCGAGATGGTCTTGCTGAGCAACACCACTCGTGGACGCCTGCTGGCTGGTAAGATCGGCGCGTATCTGGACACATGCGTCATTGCCGGTGTGACCGAACTGACCGAAGAAGGCACCAAAAGAATGGTCTATGGTGGTGCCGCTTTCAGAACACAGAAAGCAACCGCTCAAACAGCTGTTGTGACCTGTAATGCTGGTGTGTTCGAGGTCAGTGAAGGACAGGCATCCGGCGACGCTGCCGTTGAAGCTGGAAGCGCTGCTTCTGACGTGAAAATCAAGAAAATTGAAACACAGCCCAAAGAGGGTGTGTCCTCAAATATCGCCATCGCCAAGAAAGTCGTTGATATGGGCCGTGGCTTCAAAGAGGAAAAAGACGTTGAAATGTGCCGTGAATTGGCAAGCCTGCTGGGAGCAGAACTTGGTTGTTCCAGGCCTGTTGCCGAAAATAACGGCTGGTTGCCGAAATCCGTGTACATCGGTGTGACCGGCATTATCTTGAAACCTGAGATGATTGTTTCCCTGTGTATCTCCGGACAGGTCCAGCACATGGTCGGTATCAACCAGGCGAAAAAGATTATCGCGATCAACAAGGACGAGCGCGCTCCCATCTTCGCTTCCTGCGATTTGGGACTGGTTGGCGATGTCTATCAGATCCTTCCCATGCTTATCGAAAAGTTGAAATAAACGGATAAAATACAGGTTTAACCATCGAGATTCAGGCCTATCTCTGTATGGTTAAACCTGTTTTTTACAGTGCCTTTTTTCGTTGAATGTTGCAAAATGTTAACAATGTATTGGGTGGGATAATGAACTCGCAAATATGTCATGAAAGCATCAACGCACTGTGGGATGATTGCTTGGTGAAGGATGAGGACAAAGTATGTATCGTCTATGAATCCAAAGATGGCCAGACATCCCAATTTACCTATGGTGAACTGTATCAAAACATAATGAGGGCCTCGAATTTTTTTATTGATCTCAATATTCGGAAAGGTGACAAAGTCGCCGTCCATATGCATAGCTCGCCAGAATTTTTGGTCATCTGGTTTGCCTTGCTGAGAATAGGCGCTGTCATGGTGCCGCTGAACTGTAATTACACACAGAGAGAATGTCGTTTTATCCTCGATCAGTGTGATGTGCAGTGTTTGCTGACAGAGTCTGATTTTGTGTCTCTTTATGAAGATGCATTCTTTGCCTCGGTGACGAAAATTCTGACTCGTTCGGATGCACCTTTGGAAGGCTATCTGAACTTTGCAGAATGTATAGAGCGTCAACCGACCGAGCTGAAGGAAAAACGGGCCGTCTTTTCTGATGATCCGGCTGAAATCCTTTTCACCTCGGGAACAACATCATCCCCCAAAGGGGCAATTTTCAATCATTACAACCTTGTTTTTGCCGGGCAGTTTCATGCCGAGCAGATAGGGTTGCAGCATGATGACCGGTTTTTTACGGTTTTCCCCTGTTTTCATATCGATTGGCAGGCAATTGCCATTTTGCCGACCATTACCCAAAAAGCGACTATCATTGTCCAGGAACGATATAGTGCGAGCTCTTTTTGGGAGAAGATTCGTCGCCATGATGCGACCCTGATCGAAATGATTCCCATGATTGTTCGGACCACGATGTTGCAGCCGAAAGTTGCTGAAGAAAAAGACCATCATGTCCGTCGTGCCTATTTTTCCCTGTGTCTGTCTACAGAAGAAAAGAACGCTTTTGAAGAGCGGTTCAATGTGCCGTTGTTCAATTGCTACGGCATGACCGAGACGGTTGTGTGCAATGTCGCTGATTTCAAGAACGGCGAAGCCAATTGGCCGTCAGTCGGCAAGATTTATGATCCATTTCAGCTTCGGATTGTCGATGACCGGAATCAGCCTGTTCCCACCCTTGAAATTGGAGAGATCTGTATCAAGGGAGAACGAGGGAAGACGCTTATTTCCGGGTACTACAAGAATGAAGAGCAGACCAATAAACTGTATGATGAAGATGATTGGATGCATACCGGGGACAAGGGCTTTCTTGATGAGGAGGGGTGGCTGTATTTTGTGGACAGAGGGGCCAATCTGATTAAACGAGCTGGTGAGAATATCTCGGCCAGTGAGGTTGAAAATGTTTTGACTTCTCATGAGGCCATTGAAGAAGCCGCCGTTATTGGTGTTCCCGATCCAATCAGGGATCAGGCCGTCAAGGCATACGTCAAGTTTTATCCGGGGCAGGAACTGAGCATCCAAGAGTTGGATGATTTTTGTTCGGAGCATTTGGCGAGCTTCAAGGTCCCCTCATTTTTTGAGGTGGTTGATGATTTCCCCCATACGTGTACCGGGAAAATCAAGAAAAAGAATTTGAGCAAATCGGTTGTTTGTCCCTGCCGGGGATAATTGAATTCGTGTCTCAAGCCCCTCGATTGAATCGGGGGGCTTTTCTTATGGCTTTTTCGAAGCGTTTTTCTCGAAAGCATGATTGATTCATGGGGCTTTTCGAATTATGCACTGTTCATAGTGCCTGCATGACGCACCAGCAAAAAAAGTAACAAGACGTGTCGTGACCATGAATGGACCTCGATTGTATATTCTCTCGGGTTTGCCGGGTTCCGGAAAATCCACATTGGCTCAGAAGCTCGCTTCGGAAATGCACGCTGTCTACTTGCGGATTGATACGGTCGAGCACGCCCTCGGAGAGTTGTGTGATGTGGCGGTCGAGGGTGAAGGGTATCGCCTGTCGTATCGAATCGCGGCAGACAATTTGCGGCTTGGCATGTCTGTTGTGGCTGATTCATGCAACCCGATCCAGTTGACCCGGGATGAATGGCAGGATGTGGCCTTGGCATCCGGTGCCGCGTTCATCAATATCGAAGTGGTGTGTTCTGACACAGACGAACATCGCCGTCGCGTCGAGGGGCGTGTGTCGGATATCCCGGGGTTTTCGTTACCCACATGGTCGGAGGTGCTGGATCGGGAGTATCATCCATGGGCTGCTCCACGCATTGTCATTGATACCGCTGGTCACTCCGTTGAAGAGAGTGTCCGAATGGTGTGTGCCGCCGTGCATGACAAAGACGTGTGAGCTGGGCGTAGAGGTTCTGTCCGGTGAGGGAAAAGACGTGTCCGGGTGGAGGCGTGCCCTTTTTTCGGGCTGAGTCCAGTGCGTTTCTCATCGCCAGTAAATCGTTGCCGTTCGTTTCCCGAATTTCTGTGCTTTTTTGACATCCATTCCGAAATACAGATCGATTCTTCGTTTGAAGCGTTTATTCATTTTATCAAGGACCACATAGGGACCATCGAATCCCGTGATATACAGCTCTTTGCCGTTACCCAAACCAAGGTCGAGGAGGTCGCGGGAGACTGCCACGCTTTTTATGCCCGGGGTGAGCCTGTTTCCCCAAGCCGCCATGAATGGGGTTCCGTCGGTTTGGTTGGGCGTGGAATTGTATGCCGTCACCGTGACTTCAAGGCTTTCCCAGAAGATCGGGTTGGGCACACGGAGGCCGATTCCCACCAGAATGAGCAGGCCTGTGACCATAATCAGGAGCGAAAATTGTTTCATATGTTCACCACGGTACGGGATCAGCGTGCTTTCAGCAAGATTCAGGTGCTGTTGCGGACTTGAATTGTGGCTCTTTTTTGCGGTATTGTGTGGCAAGCACGGGAGAACAGCATGCAACGTCTGGAAGATTTCAGCCATTTGAATCGTCGAAATTTCATGAAAGCGGGAGGAATGACCGCCCTTGCTCTGGCCTTTGGCGGGTGCGCTAAAAATCCGGTGACCGGCGAAAGTCAATTCATGCTTGTCAGTGAAGCGCAGGAAATTGAAATGGATAAGAAGGCGTCTCCGCAACAGTTATCCAATGATTACGGTGCGACACAAGACAGCGCCTTGAATGACTATGTCAGCGGTGTGGGGACCTCTCTTTCAAACACCTCGCATCGGCCACAGATGCCGTATTCATATCGGGTGGTCAACGCCAACTATGTCAATGCCTACGCCTTTCCGGGCGGGACCATTGCCTGCACGCGCGGGATCATGCTCGAAATCGACAACGAGGCTGAATTGTCCGCGTTGCTCGGCCATGAGATCGGTCACGTCAATGCTCGGCACACGGCGTCTCGCATGAGTTCTCAGACAGTGATCGGTACGTTGGCTGGTGTTGGCGGTGCGGCTGTTGGTGCGGTGTACGGCGGAACCTGGGGATCGTTAGCCGGTGGTCTCGGCGGCCTTGGTGCGGGATTGTTGCTGGCGTCCTACAGTCGTGATGACGAACGGCAGGCGGATGGTCTCGGTATGGAATACATGACCCGTGCAGCATATAATCCGGATGGTATGATCGGCTTGATGGAAATGTTGAACGAGCAGCACGACCGGCAACCCAGCGCGGTCGAAATCATGTTTGCCACCCACCCCATGAGTGCCGAACGGTTGGCCACGGCGCGGAAACAGGCTGCGAACAAATACATGGGGGCCGGGGAGTATGCCATCTATCGCGAACGATATATGGATAATACCGTGGAATTGCGCAAGATCGGTCCGGCGATCAGGGAATTGCAGGATGCGGAAAAGCTCGGAGGCCAAAAGAAGTATGGTGAAGCCGAAGAGAAAATTGAGTCGGCTTTGAAGAAAGTTCCGCATGATTACACCGGGCTCTTGTTGATGGCGAAAATGCAGATGGCGCAGAAAAAATATGACGACGCTTTGCCCTATGCCATGGAAGCCAAGCGGGTATACCCGGATGAAGCGCAGGCCAGTCAGCTCAGCGGGGTGTTGTTGGTGCAGTCCAAACAATATGCCAAGGCGTATGACAGTTTCGAATCCTACGACAAGGCCATGCCCGGCAATCCGTATACGAAGTTTTTCAAGGGGTACAGTCAGGAAGGTTTGGGTAATCGTGAAGAAGCCGCCCGGGAATATTATCAGTTCCTGCAACAGGTCCGGCAAGGCGATCAGGCCGGGCACGCCTATCAACGTCTTGTCGATTGGGGCTATATCAAAGGCGAAGCCAAGCCCGCGCGCGATCCAATGGCCTATTTGGGGTAGAAGAACTGCCTCCGGCGACTGGGGGAAGAGGAGAGAAAAACCCTTTGAAAAGGGCTTTTTTTTCCTCTTTCCCCAGACCCCCATCTCCTCTTTTTTCCTAAACTTTTTATGTGCCTTCGGCAGGTGTGTACGTCCGCATGTGGGCACGGCTGTCGTATGGGGTGTGGAGTGCCTCCGGCGGCCAGAGGGGAACCTCTTGGAAGAGGTTTCCCTTTGGACTTCCTTCCAGAACTTTTTATCGCGCCTTCGGCGAGGGCATCTGTTATCCATTGAGTGGGATTGAAGAAACAAGAGGGAGAAAAGAGGCCTTGGGGGAAGAATTAAGAAGCCTTTAGAGAAAAGAATCATTTTGAGACCTCTCAACAAACGTTGTAAAAAATACAATTTTTAACAACGTTTTTTCCAAAAATCGTACAGACTTCCGCTGCCGACAGCCTCGAGCGAAGCGAGCGATAAAAAGTTTTGGAGAGTCCAGAGAACCTTTTCCAAAAGGTTCTCTGGTGGGTCCAGGGCAAAGCCCTGGTCTCGCTGAAGGCGGCCCCCGGCAGGGCTGGTCTCACCGAAGGTGCCCCCCGGAGGGAGGAGGCAATACAAAGGTGTTGTTGGTGGCAAAATGATTGACAGCGGGTTCCAATCCGGTGTGAACTGATTGTCCGAATTTTATAGAGAGGAGTAGTACATGCGTAGTAAGAAAATGACTGGTGGATTAGAAAAGGCACCGCACCGTTCGCTGTTGTACGCGACCGGGATGTCCAAGGAAGAAATGGACAGGCCGTTGATTGGCGTTTGTAACGCTGCCAATGAAATTATTCCCGGTCATGTCCATCTAGATACCATTACCGAGGCCGTGAAAAGGGGCATTATGTTGGCGGGTGGCACCCCCATGGAATTCCCGGCCATTGGTGTGTGTGATGGGTTGGCGATGAACCATGAAGGTATGCGCATGTCCCTGCCGAGTCGTGAGATCATCGCTGATTCTGTGGAGATCATGGCGACGGCCCATCCGTTTGACGCCATTGTCTGTATTCCCAACTGTGACAAGATTGTTCCGGGAATGCTCATGGCCATTCTCCGATTGAATATTCCGGCAGTTGTCGTTTCGGGCGGTCCCATGCTGGCCGGACGCAAGAAAACGGCTGATCTCATCAATGTTTTTGAAGGTGTTGGTCGGGTCAAGACCGGATCGATGACCGAGGAAGAACTGGTTGAATTTGAACAATCCGCGTGTCCGACCTGCGGGTCGTGTGCGGGCATGTTCACGGCCAATTCCATGAACTGTCTGTCCGAATCCATTGGCCTGGCTTTGCCGGGGAATGGAACTATTCCCGCAGTCATGTCGGCTCGTGTCCGTTTGGCCAAACAGGCAGGAATGCAGGTCATGGAGATGCTGGAACGGGATATCCGTCCACGTGATATCGTAACGGAAAAAGCGGTCCATAATGCAGTGACCATGGATATGGCCTTGGGATGTTCTACCAATACCACATTGCATCTGCCCGCATTGTTTGCCGAGGCCGGACTGGATTTGAGTCTCGAAATGTTCAATGAGATCAGCAAGAAAACGCCAAATCTGTGCAAATTGTCTCCGGCGGGGCCGCATTACATGGAGGACTTGAACGAGTCGGGTGGTATCCCGGGTGTCATGTCCGAATTGGTCAAACGCGATCTGTTGAATCTGGATGTCATGACCGTCACTGGCAAGACATTGGGTGAAAATCTCAAGGATCTGGATGCCAAGGTCACGAATAATACCGTGGTCCGTTCGATTGATAATCCGTATGCCGAAGAAGGTGGTATTGC contains:
- a CDS encoding 3D domain-containing protein — its product is MKQFSLLIMVTGLLILVGIGLRVPNPIFWESLEVTVTAYNSTPNQTDGTPFMAAWGNRLTPGIKSVAVSRDLLDLGLGNGKELYITGFDGPYVVLDKMNKRFKRRIDLYFGMDVKKAQKFGKRTATIYWR
- a CDS encoding AAA family ATPase codes for the protein MNGPRLYILSGLPGSGKSTLAQKLASEMHAVYLRIDTVEHALGELCDVAVEGEGYRLSYRIAADNLRLGMSVVADSCNPIQLTRDEWQDVALASGAAFINIEVVCSDTDEHRRRVEGRVSDIPGFSLPTWSEVLDREYHPWAAPRIVIDTAGHSVEESVRMVCAAVHDKDV
- a CDS encoding AMP-binding protein, with protein sequence MNSQICHESINALWDDCLVKDEDKVCIVYESKDGQTSQFTYGELYQNIMRASNFFIDLNIRKGDKVAVHMHSSPEFLVIWFALLRIGAVMVPLNCNYTQRECRFILDQCDVQCLLTESDFVSLYEDAFFASVTKILTRSDAPLEGYLNFAECIERQPTELKEKRAVFSDDPAEILFTSGTTSSPKGAIFNHYNLVFAGQFHAEQIGLQHDDRFFTVFPCFHIDWQAIAILPTITQKATIIVQERYSASSFWEKIRRHDATLIEMIPMIVRTTMLQPKVAEEKDHHVRRAYFSLCLSTEEKNAFEERFNVPLFNCYGMTETVVCNVADFKNGEANWPSVGKIYDPFQLRIVDDRNQPVPTLEIGEICIKGERGKTLISGYYKNEEQTNKLYDEDDWMHTGDKGFLDEEGWLYFVDRGANLIKRAGENISASEVENVLTSHEAIEEAAVIGVPDPIRDQAVKAYVKFYPGQELSIQELDDFCSEHLASFKVPSFFEVVDDFPHTCTGKIKKKNLSKSVVCPCRG
- a CDS encoding electron transfer flavoprotein subunit alpha/FixB family protein, whose amino-acid sequence is MSYTNVFIIADTEANLKELSCGASTLGSKFSTVIFDEQLQSVAASYGPEKIYHFQAPESGIIEDNARVIADMVQAASPEMVLLSNTTRGRLLAGKIGAYLDTCVIAGVTELTEEGTKRMVYGGAAFRTQKATAQTAVVTCNAGVFEVSEGQASGDAAVEAGSAASDVKIKKIETQPKEGVSSNIAIAKKVVDMGRGFKEEKDVEMCRELASLLGAELGCSRPVAENNGWLPKSVYIGVTGIILKPEMIVSLCISGQVQHMVGINQAKKIIAINKDERAPIFASCDLGLVGDVYQILPMLIEKLK
- the ilvD gene encoding dihydroxy-acid dehydratase; the encoded protein is MRSKKMTGGLEKAPHRSLLYATGMSKEEMDRPLIGVCNAANEIIPGHVHLDTITEAVKRGIMLAGGTPMEFPAIGVCDGLAMNHEGMRMSLPSREIIADSVEIMATAHPFDAIVCIPNCDKIVPGMLMAILRLNIPAVVVSGGPMLAGRKKTADLINVFEGVGRVKTGSMTEEELVEFEQSACPTCGSCAGMFTANSMNCLSESIGLALPGNGTIPAVMSARVRLAKQAGMQVMEMLERDIRPRDIVTEKAVHNAVTMDMALGCSTNTTLHLPALFAEAGLDLSLEMFNEISKKTPNLCKLSPAGPHYMEDLNESGGIPGVMSELVKRDLLNLDVMTVTGKTLGENLKDLDAKVTNNTVVRSIDNPYAEEGGIAILYGNIAPEGCCVKQSAVAPEMMQSSGTAKVYTCEEDAVEAILGGHIVSGDVVVILYEGPKGGPGMREMLTPTSAISGMGLGESVALLTDGRFSGGTRGAAIGHISPEAAAGGPCGLIRNGDRIEIDIPARAIKLLVSETELEERRKNHTPVTKEVKSPFLRRYAKLVTSASRGAVYEK
- a CDS encoding M48 family metalloprotease: MQRLEDFSHLNRRNFMKAGGMTALALAFGGCAKNPVTGESQFMLVSEAQEIEMDKKASPQQLSNDYGATQDSALNDYVSGVGTSLSNTSHRPQMPYSYRVVNANYVNAYAFPGGTIACTRGIMLEIDNEAELSALLGHEIGHVNARHTASRMSSQTVIGTLAGVGGAAVGAVYGGTWGSLAGGLGGLGAGLLLASYSRDDERQADGLGMEYMTRAAYNPDGMIGLMEMLNEQHDRQPSAVEIMFATHPMSAERLATARKQAANKYMGAGEYAIYRERYMDNTVELRKIGPAIRELQDAEKLGGQKKYGEAEEKIESALKKVPHDYTGLLLMAKMQMAQKKYDDALPYAMEAKRVYPDEAQASQLSGVLLVQSKQYAKAYDSFESYDKAMPGNPYTKFFKGYSQEGLGNREEAAREYYQFLQQVRQGDQAGHAYQRLVDWGYIKGEAKPARDPMAYLG